A DNA window from Nocardioides palaemonis contains the following coding sequences:
- a CDS encoding GNAT family N-acetyltransferase, whose translation MPELVLPTVSVRDSFLEAMAEFTGEGVENSQTSAWIDVHGARWDTEEGFAAFVEAVRADALEDSPRPEWHVPCTTGWWVDGDAYLGRLAIRHRLTDFLLEVGGHIGYDVRPSRRREGHATAMLQAALPWARELGIDPALITCDDSNLPSARVIESAGGVLEDVRGVKRRYWVPTS comes from the coding sequence ATGCCCGAGCTCGTCCTGCCGACCGTCTCCGTCCGCGACTCCTTCCTCGAGGCGATGGCGGAGTTCACCGGCGAGGGCGTGGAGAACAGCCAGACTTCGGCGTGGATCGACGTCCACGGCGCGCGCTGGGACACCGAGGAGGGCTTCGCGGCGTTCGTCGAGGCGGTGCGCGCCGACGCGCTGGAGGACTCGCCGCGCCCGGAGTGGCACGTCCCGTGCACGACCGGGTGGTGGGTCGACGGCGACGCCTACCTCGGTCGGCTCGCGATCCGGCACCGGCTCACCGACTTCCTCCTCGAGGTCGGCGGCCACATCGGCTACGACGTACGCCCCTCGCGTCGGCGCGAGGGCCACGCCACCGCGATGCTGCAGGCGGCGCTGCCGTGGGCGCGGGAGCTCGGGATCGACCCCGCGCTGATCACCTGCGACGACTCCAACCTGCCGTCCGCCCGGGTCATCGAGTCGGCCGGCGGCGTGCTGGAGGACGTGCGCGGGGTGAAGCGGCGCTACTGGGTCCCGACGTCCTGA
- a CDS encoding phosphotransferase family protein produces MSRTPLAPYPVPHEATARRLEWAFLPPNLRAYVERRCGSPVVEAISQTTGFTPGFASVLVCEDGSRHFVKAASVKAQRLFADAYREEARKLAALPEGVPAPRLQWLLDDDWVVLGISYVGGRPPQRPWVADELDAVLDALEVVADTTTPPPADLDLDVAADDFASLPEGWAQVRAHRTDLDADHLAEAEALARRHAEVVGGDTLVHTDVRSDNVLLTADGRALVVDWNFPVRGAAWFDSFAALIAPRGEGIDVDAVIASRRLLRDVPAEALDIALALYVGYFLSQCEQPVPPTSPHLRDHQRWQGEVCWDWLCERRGWS; encoded by the coding sequence ATGTCCCGCACGCCCCTGGCCCCGTACCCCGTCCCGCACGAGGCGACCGCGCGCCGCCTCGAGTGGGCGTTCCTGCCGCCGAACCTGCGGGCCTACGTCGAGCGCCGGTGCGGCTCCCCCGTGGTCGAGGCGATCTCGCAGACGACCGGGTTCACCCCGGGCTTCGCGTCGGTCCTGGTCTGCGAGGACGGCTCGCGCCACTTCGTGAAGGCGGCGTCGGTGAAGGCCCAGCGGCTGTTCGCCGACGCCTACCGCGAGGAGGCCCGCAAGCTCGCCGCGCTCCCGGAGGGGGTGCCCGCGCCGCGGCTGCAGTGGCTGCTCGACGACGACTGGGTGGTGCTCGGGATCTCCTACGTCGGGGGCCGCCCGCCGCAGCGCCCCTGGGTCGCCGACGAGCTCGACGCCGTGCTCGACGCCCTGGAGGTCGTCGCCGACACCACCACCCCGCCGCCGGCCGACCTCGACCTGGACGTGGCCGCCGACGACTTCGCCTCCCTGCCCGAGGGCTGGGCGCAGGTCCGTGCGCACCGCACCGACCTCGACGCCGACCACCTCGCCGAGGCCGAGGCCCTCGCCCGGCGCCACGCGGAGGTCGTCGGCGGCGACACGCTCGTCCACACCGACGTCCGCTCCGACAACGTCCTGCTCACCGCCGACGGCCGCGCGCTGGTCGTGGACTGGAACTTTCCCGTCCGCGGCGCGGCCTGGTTCGACTCCTTCGCCGCCCTCATCGCGCCGCGCGGCGAGGGCATCGACGTCGACGCCGTGATCGCGTCGCGCCGCCTCCTGCGCGACGTGCCCGCCGAGGCCCTCGACATCGCCCTCGCCCTCTACGTCGGCTACTTCCTGTCCCAGTGCGAGCAGCCGGTCCCGCCGACCTCCCCGCACCTGCGCGACCACCAGCGCTGGCAGGGCGAGGTGTGCTGGGACTGGCTGTGCGAGCGCCGGGGCTGGTCGTGA
- a CDS encoding phosphotransferase has translation MTAPRAVGVRLPYAAVPARVRDWVDATLGSPVVATAEQVGGMSPGCATRLTCADGTRAFVKAVGDELNPDTPGLFRREVGVLTHLGAHDLWAGLLASYDDGRWVALVVEDVEGRHPDFTDDGELADVLAATDGLVEALAGRELPDAVDLVQVPTLLGRWADSLDSLPTAAPDVPVPAWLRADRRDWAAVLRREAELPMEQVVHWDIRVDNLLRRPTGEIVFVDWGVAARGPAWADPLMARLERVEDPGFDRSVAASPALAAAGDDVVTAFLAGFGAHLAIRSTVAVDVNLPTLNDFRIRESARMLGAVARRTGRHPA, from the coding sequence GTGACCGCACCCCGCGCGGTCGGGGTGCGCCTGCCCTACGCCGCGGTGCCCGCCCGCGTCCGCGACTGGGTGGACGCCACGCTCGGCTCCCCCGTCGTCGCGACGGCCGAGCAGGTCGGCGGGATGTCGCCCGGCTGCGCCACCCGGCTGACGTGCGCCGACGGCACCCGCGCCTTCGTCAAGGCGGTCGGCGACGAGCTCAACCCCGACACGCCGGGGCTGTTCCGCCGCGAGGTCGGGGTGCTCACCCACCTCGGCGCGCACGACCTCTGGGCCGGGCTGCTGGCGTCGTACGACGACGGCCGCTGGGTCGCGTTGGTGGTCGAGGACGTCGAGGGCCGGCACCCGGACTTCACCGACGACGGCGAGCTCGCCGACGTGCTGGCGGCGACGGACGGCCTCGTCGAGGCGCTGGCCGGCCGGGAGCTGCCCGATGCGGTCGACCTCGTCCAGGTGCCCACGCTCCTCGGGCGGTGGGCCGACTCGCTCGACTCGCTGCCGACCGCGGCGCCGGACGTGCCGGTGCCGGCCTGGCTGCGCGCGGACCGTCGCGACTGGGCCGCGGTGCTGCGCCGCGAGGCGGAGCTGCCGATGGAGCAGGTCGTCCACTGGGACATCCGCGTCGACAACCTGCTGCGCCGCCCCACGGGCGAGATCGTCTTCGTCGACTGGGGCGTCGCCGCCCGCGGCCCCGCGTGGGCCGACCCGCTCATGGCCCGCCTCGAGCGGGTCGAGGACCCGGGGTTCGACCGGTCCGTCGCGGCCTCGCCCGCCCTCGCGGCAGCCGGCGACGACGTGGTCACCGCCTTCCTCGCCGGCTTCGGCGCGCACCTCGCGATCCGCTCGACGGTGGCCGTCGACGTCAACCTGCCGACCCTCAACGATTTCCGGATCCGGGAGTCGGCGCGCATGCTGGGTGCCGTCGCGAGGCGTACGGGTCGGCACCCCGCCTGA
- the rpsT gene encoding 30S ribosomal protein S20, translating to MANIKSQIKRNKQNEKARQRNQAVKSRLKTAVRKFRELSEAGDKDAAVAAGRDAMKQLDKAASKGVIHANQAANRKSSIAKKTAAL from the coding sequence GTGGCGAACATCAAGTCCCAGATCAAGCGCAACAAGCAGAACGAGAAGGCGCGTCAGCGCAACCAGGCCGTGAAGTCGCGCCTGAAGACCGCCGTCCGCAAGTTCCGCGAGCTGTCCGAGGCCGGCGACAAGGACGCCGCCGTGGCTGCCGGTCGCGACGCGATGAAGCAGCTCGACAAGGCCGCCTCGAAGGGCGTCATCCACGCCAACCAGGCCGCGAACCGCAAGTCGTCGATCGCCAAGAAGACCGCCGCGCTCTGA
- the holA gene encoding DNA polymerase III subunit delta, translating into MARTPSAAQVLGHVVLVTGKEEYLSARTVSSVRDAVRAHDGDAELAESQASELTLASLGEMSAPSLFSSIRCVVVRGLEDLPDESVDGLLGYCAAPSDDVALVLVHGGGQKGSGVLTKLRKLPAVTEVKSEEVKASGMPAFVTSEVASHGARIAPEAASFLVQAVGSDLRSLAAAADQLTNDFPDEQLTVEKVQRYFGGRAEAKSFTVADAAFAGRRAQALEELRWALDAGTATVLVTSAMAASARSIARYLGAPRGARDADLARELGVPPWKVRTVRDQSRAWSPDAIAAAVRAVATADADIKGRAHDASYTLERLVLTVAGLREGR; encoded by the coding sequence ATGGCACGCACCCCCTCCGCCGCTCAGGTCCTCGGCCACGTCGTCCTCGTGACGGGCAAGGAGGAGTACCTGTCGGCACGCACGGTCTCCTCGGTGCGCGACGCGGTCCGGGCCCACGACGGCGACGCCGAGCTGGCCGAGTCGCAGGCCTCCGAGCTCACCCTGGCCTCGCTCGGCGAGATGTCCGCGCCCTCGCTCTTCTCCTCGATCCGCTGCGTCGTGGTGCGCGGCCTCGAGGACCTCCCGGACGAGTCGGTCGACGGTCTCCTCGGCTACTGCGCGGCCCCGTCCGACGACGTCGCCCTGGTGCTGGTCCACGGCGGCGGGCAGAAGGGCAGCGGCGTGCTGACCAAGCTGCGCAAGCTCCCGGCCGTCACCGAGGTGAAGTCCGAGGAGGTGAAGGCCTCCGGGATGCCGGCCTTCGTGACCTCCGAGGTGGCCTCCCACGGCGCCCGGATCGCGCCCGAGGCGGCGTCGTTCCTCGTCCAGGCCGTCGGCAGCGACCTGCGCTCCCTGGCGGCCGCCGCCGACCAGCTCACCAACGACTTCCCCGACGAGCAGCTCACCGTCGAGAAGGTCCAGCGCTACTTCGGCGGACGGGCCGAGGCGAAGTCGTTCACGGTCGCCGACGCCGCGTTCGCCGGACGGCGCGCGCAGGCGCTGGAGGAGCTGCGCTGGGCGCTCGACGCCGGCACCGCGACGGTGCTGGTCACCTCGGCGATGGCGGCGTCCGCGCGCAGCATCGCCCGCTACCTCGGGGCGCCGCGCGGTGCCCGCGACGCCGACCTGGCCCGTGAGCTCGGCGTGCCGCCGTGGAAGGTCCGCACGGTGCGCGACCAGTCCCGCGCGTGGAGTCCCGACGCGATCGCCGCCGCGGTGCGGGCCGTCGCGACCGCCGACGCCGACATCAAGGGACGCGCGCACGACGCGTCCTACACCCTGGAGCGGCTCGTGCTCACCGTCGCCGGTCTGCGCGAGGGCCGCTGA
- a CDS encoding ComEC/Rec2 family competence protein yields the protein MPDLRALALGAGAWGGALLALLLPGRVALAVVALLTLAVVAAVRRGRCAPGWLGPLAALVAVAGVAALQQVVVSTSPVARLADERAVVDLRLTLTSDVRVVAGRFGEVQVVEARVRRVAGRGRAWTLDVPVVVMADADWPRLPLGTVLDTSARLVPATDGEAALVRPLGEPSVVAPPRAWWDGAAALRASVRAVVAGRDADARELVPALVVGDDGGLDPDLADDFRTTGLTHLLAVSGTNLTLVVGFLLVLGRWLGLRGRGLHLLAAVGIVGFVVTARAEPSVVRAAAMGTVALVGMGSNGRSRGARGLGVAVLVLLLVWPRLATTAGFALSALATAGILLLAPVWRDALARWTPRWVAEAVSVPLAAQVACTPVVAGLSGQVSLVAVVANLVAAPAVAPATVLGLAGGLVGLAWHPAGVVAAAPAAWSAGWIIAVARAGADVPTAAVAWGTGPVALAALVVGCVVAVLLAPRVLGRPGSALACTGLLVVSVLVRPPTPGWPPAGWVLVACDVGQGDGLVLRAGAGAAVVVDAGPDPQAIDGCLDRLGVTAVPLVVLTHFHADHVDGIEGVLDGRRVGDVETTSLLEPAGGVRVVGETTASEAGSAPSVAAYGLTRRVGEVTLQTVWPRPGATLGEAGESAPNDSSVVLLAEVGGLRVLLTGDVEPSAQAALARDLPGLAVDVLKVPHHGSRHQDLDWLTSLGAGVALVSVGEDNDYGHPSPDLVAALTAAGARVWRTDLSGDVAVVVREGEVGVATRR from the coding sequence GTGCCCGACCTGCGAGCGCTCGCGCTCGGCGCCGGCGCGTGGGGCGGAGCACTGCTGGCGCTGCTCCTGCCGGGGCGGGTCGCGCTCGCGGTGGTGGCGCTCCTGACGCTCGCGGTGGTGGCCGCCGTCCGGCGTGGCCGCTGCGCGCCCGGGTGGCTCGGACCGCTGGCGGCCCTCGTCGCCGTCGCCGGGGTCGCCGCGCTGCAGCAGGTCGTGGTGTCCACCTCGCCGGTGGCGCGGCTGGCCGACGAGCGAGCGGTGGTGGACCTCCGGCTCACGCTCACCTCGGACGTACGTGTGGTGGCCGGGCGGTTCGGCGAGGTGCAGGTGGTCGAGGCGCGCGTGCGGAGGGTGGCGGGCCGCGGCCGGGCCTGGACGCTCGACGTCCCGGTCGTCGTGATGGCCGACGCCGACTGGCCGCGGCTGCCGCTCGGCACGGTGCTGGACACCTCGGCCCGGCTGGTCCCGGCCACCGACGGCGAGGCCGCGCTCGTACGCCCACTGGGTGAGCCGAGCGTCGTCGCACCACCGCGGGCGTGGTGGGACGGCGCGGCGGCCCTCCGCGCTTCCGTTCGCGCGGTCGTCGCCGGCCGGGACGCCGACGCCCGCGAGCTGGTGCCGGCGCTCGTGGTGGGCGACGACGGCGGCCTCGACCCCGACCTCGCCGACGACTTCCGCACGACCGGCCTCACCCACCTGCTCGCGGTGAGCGGGACCAACCTCACCCTCGTCGTCGGCTTCCTGCTGGTGCTCGGGCGCTGGCTCGGGCTCCGCGGGCGGGGCCTGCACCTCCTCGCCGCCGTCGGGATCGTCGGCTTCGTGGTCACGGCCCGCGCCGAGCCGAGCGTGGTGCGGGCCGCCGCGATGGGGACGGTGGCGCTGGTCGGGATGGGCAGCAACGGACGCTCCCGCGGCGCGCGCGGGCTCGGGGTCGCCGTCCTCGTGCTGCTCCTCGTGTGGCCCCGGCTGGCCACCACCGCCGGGTTCGCGCTGTCAGCCCTCGCCACGGCGGGGATCCTGCTGCTCGCGCCGGTGTGGCGCGACGCGCTGGCGCGGTGGACGCCGCGCTGGGTGGCCGAGGCGGTCTCGGTGCCCCTGGCGGCGCAGGTGGCCTGCACCCCGGTCGTGGCGGGCCTGTCCGGTCAGGTCAGCCTGGTCGCGGTCGTCGCCAACCTGGTCGCCGCCCCGGCCGTCGCGCCGGCGACCGTCCTCGGCCTCGCCGGCGGTCTCGTCGGGCTGGCCTGGCACCCGGCCGGAGTCGTCGCCGCGGCCCCTGCCGCCTGGTCGGCGGGGTGGATCATCGCCGTCGCCCGGGCAGGGGCGGACGTGCCGACGGCGGCGGTGGCCTGGGGCACCGGCCCCGTGGCGCTGGCCGCGCTGGTGGTGGGGTGCGTGGTGGCGGTGCTGCTGGCGCCGCGCGTGCTGGGCAGACCCGGGTCGGCGCTGGCCTGCACCGGCCTGCTCGTGGTGTCGGTGCTGGTGCGCCCGCCGACGCCCGGGTGGCCGCCGGCGGGCTGGGTGCTGGTGGCCTGCGACGTCGGGCAGGGCGACGGGCTGGTCCTGCGCGCCGGGGCCGGAGCGGCCGTCGTCGTCGACGCCGGCCCCGACCCGCAGGCCATCGACGGGTGCCTCGACCGGCTGGGGGTGACCGCCGTGCCCCTCGTCGTGCTCACCCACTTCCACGCCGACCACGTCGACGGCATCGAGGGGGTGCTCGACGGGCGGCGGGTCGGGGACGTCGAGACGACCTCGCTGCTCGAGCCGGCCGGCGGCGTGCGGGTGGTCGGCGAGACGACGGCATCGGAGGCGGGCAGCGCGCCGTCGGTGGCGGCGTACGGCCTCACCCGGCGGGTCGGCGAGGTCACTCTGCAGACGGTGTGGCCGCGGCCGGGCGCCACTCTCGGCGAGGCGGGGGAGAGCGCGCCCAACGACAGCAGCGTGGTGCTGCTGGCGGAGGTCGGTGGCCTGCGGGTGCTGCTCACCGGCGACGTCGAGCCGTCGGCGCAGGCGGCGCTCGCCCGCGACCTGCCGGGCCTGGCCGTCGACGTGCTGAAGGTCCCGCACCACGGCAGCCGCCATCAGGACCTGGACTGGCTCACCTCGCTGGGGGCCGGGGTCGCCCTGGTGTCGGTGGGGGAGGACAACGACTACGGGCACCCGTCGCCCGACCTGGTCGCCGCGCTCACCGCCGCCGGGGCGCGGGTGTGGCGCACCGACCTCTCGGGCGACGTCGCGGTCGTGGTGCGGGAGGGCGAGGTGGGTGTCGCCACCCGCCGATAG
- a CDS encoding ComEA family DNA-binding protein, whose protein sequence is MRRSQSSSEHAEAVSRRLATLSAELAAVRSEPGSHPDPVAGPTHTRVRQGVGPVDPVDLPAPVVLPVPGRHASRRLRVGGLQLGPLHLAVVSLLVAAAVGLAAWWAVRDQAEPVALEPALEPAVTSGAGDPSPLATLPDGAADAGGVEGADGAGDGPDAVEVVVDVAGKVRRPGIAVLPPGSRVVDALEAAGGARRGVDLSSLNLARPLVDGEQILVGAAAPTPPTGALAPPPAGGGPLVNLNTADEAALDTLPGVGPVTAGAILAWRTEHGGFTSVDELLEVDGIGEATLADLAPLVTL, encoded by the coding sequence ATGCGACGGTCCCAGTCCTCCTCCGAGCACGCCGAGGCGGTGTCGCGGCGGCTGGCGACCCTGAGCGCCGAGCTGGCGGCCGTGCGCAGCGAGCCCGGCAGCCACCCCGACCCGGTCGCGGGGCCCACGCACACTCGCGTACGTCAGGGGGTCGGCCCCGTCGACCCGGTGGACCTGCCCGCGCCGGTGGTGCTGCCCGTCCCGGGCCGGCACGCGTCGCGGCGGCTCCGGGTCGGGGGACTCCAGCTCGGACCGTTGCACCTGGCCGTCGTCTCGCTGCTGGTCGCCGCAGCGGTCGGGCTCGCCGCGTGGTGGGCGGTCCGCGACCAGGCCGAGCCGGTGGCGCTGGAGCCGGCGCTGGAGCCGGCGGTGACCTCGGGGGCCGGCGACCCGTCGCCGCTCGCGACGCTGCCGGACGGGGCGGCGGACGCGGGAGGCGTGGAGGGCGCCGACGGCGCAGGGGACGGACCGGACGCCGTCGAGGTGGTGGTCGACGTGGCCGGCAAGGTCCGGCGACCGGGGATCGCGGTCCTGCCGCCCGGGTCGCGCGTCGTCGACGCGCTGGAGGCCGCCGGCGGAGCCAGGCGCGGCGTCGACCTGTCGTCGCTCAACCTCGCCCGGCCGCTGGTCGACGGCGAGCAGATCCTGGTCGGCGCGGCCGCCCCGACACCTCCCACCGGTGCGCTCGCCCCGCCGCCGGCCGGAGGGGGACCGCTGGTCAACCTCAACACCGCCGACGAGGCGGCGCTCGACACGCTCCCGGGGGTCGGGCCGGTCACTGCGGGAGCGATCCTCGCCTGGCGCACCGAGCACGGAGGGTTCACGTCGGTCGACGAGCTGCTCGAGGTCGACGGCATCGGTGAGGCGACGCTCGCCGACCTCGCGCCGCTCGTCACCCTCTGA
- a CDS encoding DegV family protein, with the protein MSRPRSRVVVTDSTASLPADLAADRGIRVVPLQVVVGSQVLDEGPDGATPDVVAEALRTGVTVSTSRPAPALFAELYRSLEAAGAEEVVSVHLSGEMSGTFESAQLAALELDLPVHVVDSGQVGIATGYAALTAADVLDAGGSGQEAAEAALARGQAATSLFYVDTLEHLRRGGRIGAAAALVGSALSVKPLLEIVEGRVVPRERVRTTSRALARLADLAVEAAGDEPVDVCVAHLANPERATELTAVLAERLVTGLEGREVMCGELGAVLGAHVGPGMVAVCVSPRP; encoded by the coding sequence ATGTCCCGCCCCCGGTCCCGCGTCGTCGTCACCGACTCGACCGCCAGCCTGCCCGCCGACCTGGCCGCGGACCGCGGGATCCGGGTCGTGCCGCTCCAGGTCGTGGTCGGCTCGCAGGTGCTCGACGAGGGACCCGACGGTGCCACGCCCGACGTCGTCGCCGAGGCGTTGCGGACGGGCGTCACGGTCAGCACCTCGCGCCCCGCCCCGGCGCTCTTCGCCGAGCTCTACCGCTCGCTCGAGGCGGCCGGCGCCGAGGAGGTGGTCTCGGTGCACCTCTCGGGCGAGATGAGCGGGACCTTCGAGTCCGCCCAGCTCGCGGCGCTCGAGCTCGACCTGCCGGTCCACGTCGTCGACTCTGGCCAGGTCGGCATCGCCACCGGCTACGCCGCGCTCACCGCCGCCGACGTGCTCGACGCCGGCGGGTCGGGGCAGGAGGCCGCGGAGGCGGCGCTCGCGCGCGGCCAGGCGGCGACCTCCCTGTTCTACGTCGACACCCTCGAGCACCTGCGTCGCGGCGGACGCATCGGCGCGGCCGCGGCCCTGGTCGGCAGCGCGTTGTCGGTGAAGCCGCTGCTGGAGATCGTCGAGGGGCGGGTGGTGCCGCGCGAGCGCGTGCGTACGACGTCGCGCGCGCTGGCCCGGCTCGCCGACCTCGCCGTCGAGGCCGCCGGCGACGAGCCGGTCGACGTCTGCGTCGCCCACCTCGCGAACCCCGAGCGGGCCACCGAGCTCACCGCGGTCCTCGCCGAGCGGCTGGTCACCGGGCTCGAGGGGCGCGAGGTGATGTGCGGTGAGCTCGGCGCGGTGCTCGGCGCGCACGTCGGCCCCGGCATGGTGGCGGTCTGCGTCTCGCCGCGCCCCTGA
- a CDS encoding helix-turn-helix domain-containing protein: MSDAIGSFADTLREAIDRRGLALHRVRDRLEHRGVVISVATLSYWQSGRSVPARRGSLAALPHLEEILGLEPGELGVALDRTRPAPDGPPCLTTLWPDHAHVLARLDTRWDAELDRLVLHDLLRVGPDRRLVSMTTRQVLRAKVDGPDRRVILHHQRDCAVDLPRIRPVRGCTLGRVVRRRPEGVVAAELVFPRPLRRGETVMVEHELTSVGPGPLDLRHGRRARTSMREYCLEVEFDPAALPASVSAYCDDDTWPVDLDPAHTAHLVRSDAPGGSVGISWTWPDVGPS, translated from the coding sequence GTGTCCGACGCTATCGGGAGCTTCGCCGACACGCTGCGGGAGGCGATCGACCGCCGGGGACTGGCCCTGCACCGGGTCCGCGACCGGCTCGAGCACCGCGGCGTGGTGATCAGCGTGGCCACGCTCAGCTACTGGCAGTCGGGCCGCAGCGTCCCGGCCCGGCGGGGCTCCCTCGCCGCGCTGCCGCACCTCGAGGAGATCCTCGGCCTCGAGCCGGGCGAGCTCGGCGTCGCGCTCGACCGGACCCGCCCCGCGCCGGACGGGCCGCCGTGCCTCACCACGCTGTGGCCCGACCACGCCCACGTGCTCGCACGGCTCGACACCCGGTGGGACGCCGAGCTCGACCGGCTGGTGCTGCACGACCTGCTCCGGGTGGGACCCGACCGGCGGCTGGTGTCGATGACCACCCGGCAGGTGCTCCGCGCCAAGGTCGACGGTCCCGACCGGCGGGTGATCCTGCACCACCAGCGCGACTGCGCCGTCGACCTGCCGCGCATCCGCCCGGTCCGCGGCTGCACCCTCGGCCGGGTCGTACGCCGTCGTCCCGAGGGGGTCGTCGCCGCCGAGCTCGTCTTCCCCCGTCCGCTCCGGCGCGGCGAGACGGTGATGGTCGAGCACGAGCTCACGTCGGTCGGTCCCGGTCCCCTCGACCTGCGGCACGGGCGGCGGGCGCGCACGTCGATGCGGGAGTACTGCCTCGAGGTGGAGTTCGACCCGGCCGCACTGCCGGCGTCGGTGTCGGCCTACTGCGACGACGACACCTGGCCGGTCGACCTCGACCCCGCGCACACCGCCCACCTGGTGCGCTCGGACGCGCCCGGGGGCTCCGTGGGGATCAGCTGGACCTGGCCGGACGTCGGCCCGAGTTAA
- a CDS encoding protease inhibitor I9 family protein — protein sequence MRNPHRRALAGIATLATAALALTPAATHAEPSTAATAAQQDQAPLVGSASADRFIVVMDEQVTQADVKAAKTDARGDGATVEHTYKTVVDGFVADLTPAALDALRGNPDVARPSAATSSVAPPPTW from the coding sequence ATGCGCAACCCCCACCGCCGGGCACTCGCCGGCATCGCGACGCTCGCCACCGCGGCACTGGCCCTCACCCCGGCCGCCACGCACGCCGAGCCGAGCACCGCGGCCACCGCCGCGCAGCAGGACCAGGCGCCGCTCGTCGGCTCCGCCTCCGCCGACCGCTTCATCGTGGTCATGGACGAGCAGGTCACCCAGGCCGACGTGAAGGCCGCCAAGACCGACGCGCGCGGCGACGGCGCGACGGTCGAGCACACCTACAAGACCGTGGTCGACGGCTTCGTCGCCGACCTCACCCCGGCGGCGCTCGACGCGCTCCGCGGCAACCCGGACGTCGCCCGACCGTCGGCAGCTACCTCATCGGTCGCGCCACCACCAACGTGGTGA